The Ictalurus punctatus breed USDA103 chromosome 17, Coco_2.0, whole genome shotgun sequence sequence AGCCGATATGATTAATCAGATCAGCTCAGTTGGATTCGGGCTGGACATAAactccaatatatatatatatatattaaaagaaaGTCAGCTTTGATACTCACGGCCCATGTCATAGATGACCTCTGAGGCGGCGAGTAGTTTGCGTCTGTGCTCAGGATCTGCGATGTTCAGCTCAATCAGATGCTTCTCCTTCAAGTGCTTCAGATCGTCCACAGACTGGTAGCCGTTCAAGAGCAAAGTCGAGATGTATTCCTGCGGGGTTCGAGGTGGTATAAAAGTGAGAAACGTGTGCGTGAGTGAGATTGACGTTGGTAAAGGTCAAGGCTCAAAACCGGACCGTCTCAAAAACCTTCATTGCACTAAACAAAATCATGAGTAGCATTGACGAATAGTGTGTACAGAGTGACTTCATACATTTTTAACAGAACAGTATTCATAAATAGTTAGCAGTGTATTATTACACACGGCATATAttgtcatattattattattattattattattattattattattattattattattataccataGCTCTGTTAAAAGcaggattctgattggtccaaaggtcttgattaattttctataacagcagctgttATATAAAGCTTCTGGTTCTactatgttatcatttctatacttGTATTAGCATTacttctaataataaacagatacaaatgtATAACTCTTGATATGGCgcagttttctgtaaggatatTTATATAAGGATAGTTTTACAgatgttccaaaacattaaacgtaactataaatggatacaacGTATAATAAGTTGTTTATTAATACGTTTAAATTGGTAATCACTGCCAAACTGCTGTAGCATAAAACACGTCAGGATGCGCCGTTAATGGAAAATAAGACGTCTcagagtggtaacagtaacgccGCTTCATCACGCCACagcatcgttgattattttcctataacagcatgacacggtgtttttattcctcacgCAGGTCAATCTCTCCAGGATTTAGCCATCGCAGAGATTAACGCAAAATTTTGCAGTTTTTCCAAAATGACAGCAGATTCGTCgtagattcgggccgagacgcgtcgtgatgacgtcgcGTGATGTTTCTCGGCCCAGATCTGCGATAaatcattcagccaaagccctcgtcgattcacgtgcatctcATTTCTCCAATAAACGTCACGGCGAAAGACCGCGcgaaacaatttcgtgcgactgtaatttcgccaattcaagtagttttccgcaaaaaaattgaaataaataaaagaacaaaacattTCCTCAAGTTGCAGCACAGAAGcgagcgtttttggccgcaacaatcacgaTAAAAACTCTGAGGAATCCTGTCCCGTCTGATAGCTGTGAGTATTACTAAACCGATTCACATTTATACAGTAAAACGTTATCTATTTTAATTTTAGACGCATTTACAAATCCTACGTATTTGACGAATTAGAAGAATTGAAGAATGAAATTTTTATCCGTTAGCAGGGTATAAAGCTCATCGTGTGGTCGGGATGTTTACCTGTAAATGTAATCGCTCTAGTAACTCCAGCAGTGTTTTGGGTCGAGGTCTTTTGGACAGTCTCTGAGGCCTGATCTGTGGagtctcttcctctccttcgtcttcatttttttccttctcaagCAGCACATCCACGTAGATGAACTTGAAATTTCCTACTTTACTGTTCAGCAAGCCCGTCCATATTCCCATAGGGGGTTTGCTTATGATATTGATAATATCGCCGACCTGAGAGAAACGCAAATATTTAgataatatgcaaatatttcctCCTGATGCCAAGTTACAGAGTCGGATACACGACGATGCCAAAGTACACAAAGCAGATGGCGGGCTGACCTTGAGCTTGAGCGAGTCCGTGTCATACGGACTGGGGAAGAAGTCTGTGTGCACTCGGGCTCGTCCACAAAACGGACCCGTGTAGGACGTGTCCTCAGCTCGGCTGTCTGGGTTACCGGACACGTCCAAGCTGCCGGTCGTGGCACCTGAGACAGTAAGGAAGAATGACAGTATGACCGTTACTGTTGTTCAACTCTCATGGTCTCAATTTTAATCGTAATTTTTTACGGATGTGTGAGTGCGTACCGGAAGAGCTCTGTCCACTGGAGAGACTTTCTAACGAGTTACTCGAGTGGTTTGGAGTTTTCCCCAACTGAGCGCTGCTTTCTGTACCTCCTTCTGTTTGTCGGTCTGTGTCGTCACCCTGCAGCAATTCATGAGCAAAAACATCATTTACAACAGCTAAaggtggaataataataataataataataataataataataataataataataataataatagccaaGAGAGTAAATATTCATGGTCATCCACTTATAATATTAATCAAAGTACCAATTAATTCGCTATTAATGTATCCTGaatctttatatttaaaaaaaaaaaaagtatattgtTCATATTGTTCAAGTGATCAGATTACCGTACAATGACATCACACGTAAAAATACATCAAGGTCACATGACACAGGTTCACTCTCAGAAGACGTTAGAGTGTTTccatttgtatatatttaactTAAATTCAAATTTAAAGTAATTTAAAGTTTCATTTCATATATATGTGGTTAAGATGTCGGGCTagtgatcggaaggtcatgagttcaaaccccaacgctgctactgttgggcccttaacctttaactctcaactgctcaggtgtataaatgtaagtcgctctggataagggtgtctgccaaatccTGCAAATGTAAACTTTCCATATCAGGACGTGATTCATAGTTATAAATGATCACATCCACTACAATCTTATTCTTCAAAACACAGGAAAGTGTTTGCTTAAACCAATAGGGAGCAGGACATTTAAGTCCGTTTCTCGTTGGATCTGTTTAATTACAGGATTTCAGTTGCTGAGTAAAATCGCAGATTTCTATTTAAGATTCAGGAAGTTAAACGTGTCCTCTGACATCATGGGGAAGGTTGCTATACTACTGGAAGTGTCGAAAGCTCATGTGTGGTTCCCTATGACTCACCGCATCCTCGGAACAGGACTTGATGTGCTTCTTGCCTATCCTCATCGTCAACGCGATGGCCTTCATCTTTTTCCCCAAACCGTGCTGCTTGTCTTTCCTCTCCGCTCCTGACTCACCCTCGGCCTGCTCCAAACACACAGCATAATGAATATTGACATCTTTATACAGGCTAGCTGTGCTGCCAAGTGCTGAGTAAGCTCAAAGCTCTGAGCAACGTCCCACTTAATCATTCACAGCGTAGAATTGCAGCGTGTATTGCCCTAAATTTAGCATCTCGATTTTTCTCCTCAAAGCACAGGGAGTTATTTATCAAAGCGTAAATCAAAAAATTTCATACCAGAATGGTTCCATCTTCCTCAAGCCTGGCAGGTGAGTGCGGTTGCCTGAAGCCGTCAAACTTTCCGAAACTGGTGGATCTCTGAACAAGGGGGAAGAGATTTAtgttgaacatgctaaccacacacacacacacacacacacacacacacacacacacgcgcgcttaTCATGCAAATATACCAGTAATCGATTATTATAATTAGCGGGTCCTTGTTAGATatgacatgtttgtttgttttttcttttttaaattcatgtgTGTGCTTTTACAACACCATTTTCACCACATCAGCAAAAACCCTGAAACGTTTTAACTCATCTCTTATAGATCAACCTGTTAggtaaagtaataaaaatatatatatattttttttaattagcattcACTTCTGTAACTCCATCTGGAATAGTTTGCAAATAcgtgtgctttttttcttcttctgaatCGTACAAACACAAACCCCTATAATCACTGCTTGCTGATATCATTCCATTTGTAAATAATTCACTATCAATATACAGGTCAacttacacacatatacacagacgTACGCAGGTTCAACGTGTTCACTTCTGTATGTCCGTGTAGGATCGAAGACATTTccgttcatttatttatttatttatttatttattaaatagacGAATCGAGCGTTTTACATTCTAGCGGCTGACCACACCAGTGAACCTTGCTCGAATCCGTACAGTCGCTGTTCGCTGACATGTAACGGGttgaaataacattaaaaactaaggtttttttttgttgttgttgttgtttttttttatttaaaaaaagcacataaagCATTTGATCACACGATCAACTTATTAGTGTTACTAAATTATCATCACTGATCCACAAAATCCATGAAATCTTTAAATCCTATACCCATGGCTCAGACCAGATGGAGCGTCGCATTAATGCTTCTGACCCAAATACAGCAAATCAATGTCATTGTTCTAAATATTTCAACAGCAACATTAAGATTTATCTACATCATAgtaatacataatatatatgttgttgttgtttttttttttccttttataacacCGATGGAGAATAAGCCTTACCTTTGGTTTGATGTGTTTAGGTTTATCTGAGACATTTGAAGCTGCCCTTTGAAGCATGGCCTTACTTTTGTTCTTAATATTATCTTAcggttgtattattatttgaatcCGAGCTCGTGTGCTTGACGTTTGAATCTAAAGTGCTAACTGCAGTGGCTCTTCAGATGAGTCTTGCTTTTTGACTTCCTCAGATCACACAGGATGTGGCACAATATGTGTTCTGTATGTTATCGAAGCAGtttcagaggggaaaaaaaataaaataacgcTTGAGTCTGCATTTGCGGTCTGCCTGATAACCACTTCCCAGTCATTTCAAGGAACTTACATAAAGCAAATATGCACACGAGTGacggcaaaaaaagaaagaaaggaagaaaaaaatttcCACAAAATGACTGTTGTGATCCTAGTGAATACAATCCAGAGCAATTATTATCGGTAAAGACACTATTATCGGTAAATGTCCTATAACATTGATATTCATGCCTAATTAATATTCTGGATGGATTTATTGAGGAActgaaaataaagagaaaagaagaaacttTTGCCCAAGTTACAAAATCTGTTCCCTTTATAAGAGGAACTATTCGCTGCGACGGAGACGTCATTTTACTGAAAGTGTACTTCTCAAATTTCCCAACACAGTGCATTTACATTACAGACCTACTGACAGATTTAGTCCAACACTGGTTTATTATCTGTGTGTCTTTA is a genomic window containing:
- the samsn1a gene encoding SAM domain-containing protein SAMSN-1a isoform X2, giving the protein MKQADFCTKKEKHHHMTSTQRENELPVQTEERDVPGIIQRTQESHYGRHETRTSATTNANSQLALWSAGDGHVIPLYPENSSLSMRPRQIHECWTNPTEHLQAWTPRLHIFHRPLTEYHAHTEDFSLNSMAEGRSWKAGMVRSITSVDLRATGRSTSFGKFDGFRQPHSPARLEEDGTILAEGESGAERKDKQHGLGKKMKAIALTMRIGKKHIKSCSEDAGDDTDRQTEGGTESSAQLGKTPNHSSNSLESLSSGQSSSGATTGSLDVSGNPDSRAEDTSYTGPFCGRARVHTDFFPSPYDTDSLKLKVGDIINIISKPPMGIWTGLLNSKVGNFKFIYVDVLLEKEKNEDEGEEETPQIRPQRLSKRPRPKTLLELLERLHLQEYISTLLLNGYQSVDDLKHLKEKHLIELNIADPEHRRKLLAASEVIYDMGRGELDETKCEEDDEEASDCPRDSGCFIPNDCADTSREDADVH
- the samsn1a gene encoding SAM domain-containing protein SAMSN-1a isoform X3 gives rise to the protein MSPLDSNMKEGSMDSLHEVVRDAGETHVSTDSRRSSSSAELLNSARCSRATSVTEERDVPGIIQRTQESHYGRHETRTSATTNANSQLALWSAGDGHVIPLYPENSSLSMRPRQIHECWTNPTEHLQAWTPRLHIFHRPLTEYHAHTEDFSLNSMAEGRSWKAGMVRSITSVDLRATGRSTSFGKFDGFRQPHSPARLEEDGTILQAEGESGAERKDKQHGLGKKMKAIALTMRIGKKHIKSCSEDAGDDTDRQTEGGTESSAQLGKTPNHSSNSLESLSSGQSSSGATTGSLDVSGNPDSRAEDTSYTGPFCGRARVHTDFFPSPYDTDSLKLKVGDIINIISKPPMGIWTGLLNSKVGNFKFIYVDVLLEKEKNEDEGEEETPQIRPQRLSKRPRPKTLLELLERLHLQEYISTLLLNGYQSVDDLKHLKEKHLIELNIADPEHRRKLLAASEVIYDMGRGELDETKCEEDDEEASDCPRDSGCFIPNDCADTSREDADVH
- the samsn1a gene encoding SAM domain-containing protein SAMSN-1a isoform X1, with product MSPLDSNMKEGSMDSLHEVVRDAGETHVSTDSRRSSSSAELLNSARCSRATSVDISQISSTNSKKKKRRPQPNSTSENNAVVRRMKQADFCTKKEKHHHMTSTQRENELPVQTEERDVPGIIQRTQESHYGRHETRTSATTNANSQLALWSAGDGHVIPLYPENSSLSMRPRQIHECWTNPTEHLQAWTPRLHIFHRPLTEYHAHTEDFSLNSMAEGRSWKAGMVRSITSVDLRATGRSTSFGKFDGFRQPHSPARLEEDGTILQAEGESGAERKDKQHGLGKKMKAIALTMRIGKKHIKSCSEDAGDDTDRQTEGGTESSAQLGKTPNHSSNSLESLSSGQSSSGATTGSLDVSGNPDSRAEDTSYTGPFCGRARVHTDFFPSPYDTDSLKLKVGDIINIISKPPMGIWTGLLNSKVGNFKFIYVDVLLEKEKNEDEGEEETPQIRPQRLSKRPRPKTLLELLERLHLQEYISTLLLNGYQSVDDLKHLKEKHLIELNIADPEHRRKLLAASEVIYDMGRGELDETKCEEDDEEASDCPRDSGCFIPNDCADTSREDADVH